In the genome of Aphidius gifuensis isolate YNYX2018 linkage group LG6, ASM1490517v1, whole genome shotgun sequence, the window TCTTTGACTCAACCGTTTAGCgaagaaatttgaaaattttaataacttccagcgtaaaaaatgtttatttatatatgtagaatatatttctaaaattttaaaaatttaaattaataattaaaaaagttattgagtTAACAACAATAGAGCGCGCTCACGTTTGACACGCATATCGAAAGTTCTAATATGGGTGATGGCAAGTTGCTGTTTTGTTGCGCGCGTAATAATTAATGCGACCGCGCTCCATTGTTATTGGAGCGCGGTCGCATTACAACAATGGAGCGCGGTCCGTTGatgcatccggaccctcaattatatattgataaaaacaattattctataatatttattcattacaaTATTGcgcacaaaaatttttttttgttaatatgcATCactatcaagttttttatttgtatccaattaatattaatattcattatcaATCTCAATTTTAtgtagttaataaaaatatttttaataatatttccatAAATACTTGCATTTATGATGCCCCATTATTTTGtaatcaagtttattttctgcaagtttaaattttcccactttttcaatattatggctgtttattagaaaatcagtaaaaaacaagtttttaccacatatttttaattaatactcAAAAATTAGTACTATAACCCCATATGAaccagatattaaaaaattccttattatttttactattagctatcagtttttcaataaaatcttatatttataaatgtcatTTAGTTATGATCAAAGAAATTTCAAACATCCCCttccataagagcccatgtttAACCTCTCTAAAATTAGccaactttaattaattattataaaaaaaaaaggtctacacggaaaaaaatttttagctgcagcAACGAGCTGGATAGCTGTCTCTCCTATCCACGGCTAACTAACCTTTGGATAGTTAGCAGAGGATTGTTATTTTGGCAATCCACATTTGACAGGTTACTATTCTTGTGAAAACAGCGTGCCTACTCGTTACATTAGCTACACTTTGGATAGCTGTGGTAGCTATCCAAAGCCTGACAAGCTGGTATCGCTGTAGTAGCTATTTAGGATTGCGTATATGCATAACTATAAGTATATAGACATACGAAgtacaaacaatatattaatgtacatttactaatttttaaaattattatctaattaattttatactaaatttgATGCACTAAATAAACGCCAACTTGAATACAAAATCttatgctaaatttttaataactatatggattattttagtcattgttaataataatttggtggATCTGTCAAAAAAGAGAGGTTATGAACACAACAGCTGTTGACATTGAGATTATGTCGAATCTGACGAGTTGGTTAGCCACGCTAGCTATCCAGTCGGCTGGAATAACTAACCGattgtctttttaatatatcgggcttgattattaaatcaactatCCTTTTTTAACTATCCAAACGCCTCGTGactgcagctaaaaatttttttccgtgtataacataatatattatttcacgaaaagatttatcaatatttcaattacatactgtataaatttaaagaaattctTATATTCGGATGGAGCTGAAACTAGCGCCCGACAGTTCCGCGCCCACTTATAGTTAGCGAAATAGAGTATAGACTATACAAATGAGAAGCgcgtggatttttttttttgtttatgctGCTGTCTTGGCCAAgggaaattgtttaaaaaaaatttatatacatcatTATTTAGAGGATAAAAAAAGCTACAAGAAAACCACCATAAACTTGGGGATCTAAGATTTATTATGGTGGAAATGAACCGCGCGCCcagaaaatattttgttatttttttaaattttatttttacgattttCTGGGCGCGCGGTCTATTTCCACCATATGAATCTTAGATCCCCATGTTTATGGTGGTTTTCTTGTAGCTTTTTCTATTCTCtaaataatagtatatataaattttttttaaacagtttCCCTTGGCAAAGACAACgccataaacaaaaaaaaaaaacgaaaaaataatcaaagtaaccaagttatttatttattttttttgtttatggtGCTGTCTTGGCCGAgggaatttgttttttttaaaaaaaacaaattcccTCGGCCAAGACAATaccataaacaaaaaagaaaatttataatgtcgTTGTCTTTGCCAAGGGaaactgtttaaaaaaaatttatatatactattatttaGAGAATAGAAAAAGCTACAAGAAAACCACCATAAACATGGGGATCTAAGATTCATATGGTGGAAATAGACCGCGCGCCCAGaaaatcgtaaaaataaaatttaaaaaaataacaaaatattttctgGGCGCGCGGTCTATTTCCACCATATGAATCTTAGATCCCCATGTTTATGGTGGTTTTCTTGTAGCTTGATTTATTCTCTGAATaatggtatatataaattttttttaaacaatttctcTTGGCCAAGACAGCagcattaacaaaaaaaaaaaatccacgcGCTTCTCATTTGTATAGTCTATACTCTATTTCGCTAACTATAAGTGGGCGCGGAACTGTCGGGCGCTAGTTTCAGCTCCTTCCAATTATATTCGGAAGGTAGCTAAGAATGTACcttaaggaggttatacacaaattcattgcgggtgttgcggggcgcttctgacgtcacagtcTCAAGTGAAACttggctacactgtaaaataataaagtgtaaagcgcctgcgccccatatacaatatatgggattgcgggtatgtgtgtgtgtttgaacatgccatacgttgccacatctaatttttgtcaagtttataattaatttctcattaattgaccgatcaacatatgaaaatttttcgagcaattaataaaactcggtttctagtatatgtgtgatttttttcaagactttttcatcattttttctatccgaaaaaaatggttgaaatctccataagagccaatgttaaatattattttcaataattaattacaaaaaatttaaccgatcaacataagaaaataattataccgttgtagtcagaatgaaaagatctacttgtatacaaaatttcagaacattctcattatattttttaaaaaaagagtaatttgtgtataacctccttaacaacatttttctaaaatatatgtttCAACATCATAATACAGTTGCTGATGTTAGCGATGTTCAAATAGTTAAAAAGAAAGATTACATTCATtacttattgttattaaaaattgaaaaaaaatttgttttgttgaaaaaaaattatttgtaataaaaaaaaaaagtgtccaTTTTGCCCCGAGTGTCCATTTTACCCTCCCGAAGTTAGTTTGGGAGAAGGGGACACGACATCAAATGTTTTTAAGGAAGAGTAGGGGAAGGCTTATTCCCTTTGCTAAAAACTAACTTTGGTAAATTAGGTGTATTATTTCACGGCGGATTTTCTGGCGGATTTCCACCTCTAATGATCCCTCTCtactttttttctctttcttctTGGGACAACAGaaattttattcgaaaaaaaaattggtatacTGAATTGGTAAAATGATGCATTACTATGACAACTATTTGTTCTATTAAGTTCAAAAACTATCTTTTAGTTGCAGTTTTTGTGGGTTATAACTTAAGAAAGACAGAAAAACAACTAAGACATCAAACTTACTCGGTCAACTTCGTGGCATTTTTTCAATGCTTCACCATACTTCCCAAGACGTTGATAAGCGTTTGCAGCTTCGGTTTGTATCCACATACACTGCATTTCATTCAAACTTTCCATAGCAGGTACACCTTCTCTCGTGAATTTACCACATGTCTCTTCAGcttctttaattaaatttgctCGAAGCATGTACTTGGcacattttgaattaatataacGATCAGCAGTATCAAGTCCCTGTGCCTCATCAAGCCACTTAAATGCATCTTGGGGATTACCACCATGTTTATAAATACGACCTTTGGTAACAAAAAGCTCTATGAGAGTCGGTGTGTGTGCTAAAGCAGCATCAATCTCAGTTAAAGCTTTTTCAGTCATTCCAAGATAATCAAAATGTTGagccaaataataataagtccAGAGCAACGCTGATGCTGGTTCTCGAGGTATTTCTTTGTCAATATCACTGAAGTGGCCGTGACTTTCCAGTGCATTTTTGTATTCGATGATAAGTGATTGTATTATATCGACTTTTTGCTGATCCGTGTATAATGAACGTAAATTGACGAACAGTGGAGGCACTCCTTTGTGTAAACCTTTTTCAATcatgagtaaaaataaaatgaacatgacaaaattttatgattaaaaaaaaaaaaatgaactgtTTGATACCTCTTCGTAAATATTGGTCAATTAATTTCTCAAATTTTTCACCAGAGGCATAATTCAATTGTAATCGACGTGGAGCCAAAGCACGTGGAAAAAGTTCTTCGTATCTTTGTAACATTTCAAGAGTTTCTTCAGAACTTTCGTGTCTCTCAGCTTCCGCAAGTTTCGTATAATACGTTGTATTTTCAGGATTAATGCTTAAAAGATCTTTATAAACCTGAACAGCTTCACCATATTGACCTAATACGAGACGTAACTTTCCTACAGCcaagaatttaaaaacatatacttgaataataattactataaaaaaaattaatctgaaaaaattaattaccgtAAGTTTCTTGGACAGTTATTTTATCGACAATTTTATCACGATAATTATCAAGATGATTTAGGGCTTGTTCATAATCTCCTGATTCTTGAATGACTAAATTTTGGTATAATAAAAGTTCGCTCGTTTCGTAATCATAGCAAATCTgcaacataataattataataatgtcaCTTCTTCGAAAATGAGAAAATTCGATCTGtaaatgttgatgattttagcttccgaaatttttattgaagctGAATATTTACCATGGGTGAATCTCTAAAAGTATCGAGTATTTTCAAAGCTGTTTCATAGTCCTGCAAAAGATGGTATGATATGGCGAATCCAATCCACGATGCTCGTTGAGTTGGTCGAAGCATGAATAGTTGATACCTAGTGTCCTGAACAGAAtttccaaaaatttaatatgaactTTTAAGGATTATTCAAGTGCAAGAACTAATAACTTTATCTTTATTTCATACTTTGTAACCGTCGAGATCTCGCATTTGTATTTGCAACAACGAAAGATCTCTTAAAATCTGCAGATTGTCTTTGTCCCATTTAAGAGCATTACGATAGCATTTGATAGCCTCGTCGTACTTTTTATCTGACCGCTGTAAAAGGCCATAAACATGCCAACAGACATGTGACTGTAAATCATTTCTAAGTCCACGACGAACATGATCATAAGCTTCTTCTTTTCTGCCTAAACAATTTAACGTAAGACCTTTCATTGCTAATGTCTCACCATGATCACTGAACTTTGCATTAGATAGTATTTGCTTGGCGAATTTTAAACCgtttttgtattgtttatGCTCATAGCATCTctgaaaatcaataaaaaataatatcaataccATTTTTTAGACATGAAAAAAGTCATTTTAACAATGTGACGTTGCAGTctcttgaataatttttttttctgcaggTTATGTACGGTATAgatttttaatggaaaaatttttattttaagacgAATTTACGGTAAACTATTAATTTCTATGACTGACTAGTCATAATTTTAACTAAGATTTACATAACTACAAAAAATAAGTTTTGACCAAActtaaaagaaatttcattttgatCAATTACTCACCAAAATCCGCTTAAACAAGGCATTTTCCTTTGGAGGCAAAGGATTACTCGATGgcatttttatatcaaacttCTAGCACAATTATCTAGAATTTTGAGATGAACACTTTTCGATGACTAAAAGAAGTTAAGTTAAGAAGTTGTAACCCGgcgtaaaaaacaaaacttaaCACCTAATCAGTTTTCTTTTATCTATCTCCTTTTATCTCCTTCCGATCACACTCCGTACAGGTAGACCAAAACCTCGTGGCCACACCAACGCCATAAAGTTCGATCTAAAGTCACGTGATATTTAAGGCCCTAAAgcggcacccgtattcacagggcattacaatttagggcttgtttcatccaccggtggcgcttgtggagcttttatatgtaaaatctatataaaaaaaattttataagcgccatcagtggcaaaaagaagccctaaattgtataaaatttgccctgagAATACGGGTGCGGGATatctgcacccgtattcacagggcattacaatttagggcttttttcatccaccggcggcgcttgtggagcttttatatgtaaaatctatataaaaaaaattttataagcgccatcagtgggaaaaaaacgccctaaattgtataaaatttgccctgtgaatacgggtgctgcttTCGAGTcatggtagaagtactacaggtatggcagtagtccatgcttttttcgtcgcgttctgcgcagccttattttttcaaccaatcaagaacgcgccatcgagctgttttgcttttctttctaacacgcaatctctattataagatcctctctctctaacatactgttttgacaactattttttatattgttgtaaattacGGAAGCCCGGTCCGGCCATtccaaaatattatacatggTGCAGGAAGCGGGGTAAGGGGCAGTAACTTTAAGGTGGGTTTACAAAAAAGcatctttaatattttcatgtaaacacaaaatataacctgatgttattgtttatatgtATTAAATGTCACCTGTAcatttctaatattattttttaaaatagacaaaattaattgattgaatagataaaaatgaataaactaaAATCTAGAGGTCACAGGAgctttaatatcattaaaattaagtaagatgtacaatataaaataatataggtactcaatgtttttattataaataaataatgacttgctgatattttatttacttatttaatgttttttttttctcttcagaACAATCACGATAAAACCTTAGATATTTTTgctaattgattattataaaagaagaaattggTAGTATATTATTTCTAGTTGAACAAATggtaattgaattatttttttacattcataaaaaaaccctattatttatgaaaacaatttttgtttattttattacagtgTATGTTGTGGAGTTGGTATTTGGCTGATGATACATAGTTTGATATTATTGGAGAAGTTAATTTAGTCGTTGCaacaaatcattttaaaatttcagcaTTTACAGTTGTTACTTTGTTGATAAGTTCATGGATAATAACTGGTCTCATAATCTAGAGgtcataaaaattaagtaagcaatataaaaataatattcaagtgtttatcataaataaataataacttgctggtattttatttacttgttttcatgttgttttttttctcttcagaACAATCACGATGAAATCTTAGTTATTTTTgctgattaattattaaaagaagaaaCTGGTAGTACATTATTTCTAGTTGAAATAatggtaattaaataatcattttacatTAATAGAAATAACCCCATAATTCATCaaaccaatttttatttattttattaattaaagtaaCAACtctgtaatgaaaaaaaaaacaaaaataaataaacgatacgtatttatttgaattatataataaataataaagttattatttaCTCTGTATGTCCTTGAAAAACAGATAAAGAATGTAATGTATCTAATACTTCTTTTGGTTCCTTCCACTCTTCACTTAATCTAGTCaaatatcttttttctttttttttcaactagaaaaaaattcaataaacaataaataattattcataaataaaatctataaatattcttacctcaatacaaaaaatttcttgGTGATGTTCTTTCCATGCTTCGagttcatcaataattttgtaaGTCAACCTGTCATCAAGAATTGATGCTCTAAAATTAtcttctacaaaaaaaaaaaaccaaataaatactgtttattgtaattatttgattattttatttcttttgttacCCCAAGTTTGTAGATCTGTCTTTTTGTAAGGTCCAAGTGAAGATCAACAAGCTTCATCGTCATCCAAACACCTCCAATTACATCACAACTATTACATGACAAATTACTATCATCCTGATACTGCAACTGTACCATGAAtgcaattaaaaacaatacgaataaaataaaaaaaaatacaaatatatattttcaataaattacctctttataataaaacaatatctCAACATCAAGAACACCCATACAAATTTTATCAGATGACAAtacgaaatataatttacattcaaTGTCTTTCAATTTCAATGGTAACTGGAATTTTTGAATGTGTTGTTGACATCTTCTCAGcttttgaatgataaaatttaataaaacaaataatacatttaaatttcatttatatttaacaattaaacattgtcaattaaaaaaattatccacaCTATTCTGTCTGACTGATAATCCTGATTTTGATTTGAGACTATTTAtggtatttttaaacaataacaatgataaatatctgGATTTGAACTACTTTTTTTACTACACTGGTGTACCAGGCTACATAATTATGTGAGCttaatgttataaattattgaacaatttataaattatattagatattattatttaccaatttcttcttttaataatcaatcagCAAAAATATCCAAGGTTTCATCGTGATTGTTctggagaagaaaaaaaaacagtaaataaaatatcagcaagtcattatttattgatgataaacattgaataatgaatattattttatattgccCTACATAATTCTGTTGACCTCtagatttttgtttatttattttaattaatttaataaataaattttatctatattttattaaataataacaagaatATGAGGTTAGTTgcatggtagaaatactacaggtatggcagtgcgcagcctggtttggccgctgtgaatcgaccaatcaaaaggtcgccttcttgccacaaaaatggaagactttatgcgcgcgcgatacaaatttgttaagaaaattttcaagttttttttaaatttttcaaaagttatcatatttattcaactagatttggtatattttataatgattcacatacatcaaaaataaaaactaattatttatattaaataaataaatccaagtataataaatacaacacaacctctattgtttgtggcataaaaaaaacaacaataatgaaaatattataatttatttgttaaactgtcttggtttttttatttttttgattttttataaacatgctccacatatacatttatttgtgTACATagtatttattagtatttacaacaatataaaaaatagttgtcaaaacagtatgttagagagagaggctcttataatagagattgcgtgttagaaagaaaagcaaaacagctcgatggcgcgttgttgattggttgaaaaaataaggctgcgcagaacgcgacgaaaaaagcatgaactactgccatacctgtagtacttctaccatgGTTAGTTGTACTGACATATAAACAATACCAATACATACGTTATATTTTGtgtttacatgaaaatattaaagatgCTTTTTTGTAAACCTGCCTTAAAGTTACTGCCCCTTACCCCGCTTCCAGCAccatgtataatattttataatggcCGGACCGGGCTTCCGtagtaaatactaataaatatatgtggagcatgtttataaaaaatcaaaaaaataaaaaaaccaagacagtttaacaaataaattataatattttcattgttgttgttttttttgaggccacaaacaatagaggttgtgttgtatttattatacttggattcatttatttaatataaataattaatttttattattgatgtatgtgaatcattataaaatataccaaatctagttgaataaatatgataacttctgaaaaattaaaaaaaaacttgaaaattttcttaacgaatttgtatcgcgcgtgcataaagtcttccatttttgtggcgagaaggcgaccttttgattggtcaattcacagcggccaaaccaggctgcgcactgccatacctgtagtatttctaccatgcTTTCGAGTTTTACCTTGCAAGACCATTTATTACTAGAAACCCATGGTAGAAGTACTAGAACCATGCTAGAaacagtgttgggtaggtatgatACCGGTGTATCATACAGCAGTATCATACACTGTATCATACAGTATGATACATCTCCATTATCATACGCCATGTATCATACATTAAGAGCGCCTCTACATTTcactttttaaactattttactgacgCCATTTTGCCTATCCGCCATTATACACCTATTTGGCGCCCAAAAACAATATGTTAACATCCAACATAATATGTAATctcaagaatttattaatattcattaataaatcaactaacgaaaaatgattgtgtgtattttacttgaataatctcaaaaattacaataaaaaaatgagataatagCCATGATATGTGGGCAAGGAGGGTTTTGACAAGTTCTAAGGAACATCATGAAATGCCAAGAAAAAAGATAGTTTCAttagcttgcaaaaaaaaaataataaatacagtaattatgatattataaTCACACGGATAATCTAACATCACtcaatatcacaaatatattttccctgTCGTTCTTCATGAGAAACGTATTATATTAATCTGGGAGACCTATTTGCCAAGTTGACCTCTTTCATCATATTAGCATACTTGAATATATTCCAGGCGAACTCAtgagtcaattttttaaagaagtcATAATAATAACTGTTGAATCATTTTCTcgtataatgttttaattctaataaaactttttatacacgttgatgaatttatttattatttatcgtgtaataaaaaaaaaagtttgacagCTGTGTACAGTGGTGTGAGTGAGagtttgataaatcatttagttcattttataaaaaaagagggcaCTTTCAACTATCATACACTTTATGTAGTATGATACGTATCATAcgtatcatacgtatgattgtATGATACCCCGAAAATCGTCGAATTACCCATCACTGGCTAGAAACCAGTGATGGGTTTGTAATTTACAGTGTAAATTACACGTGTAAAATACCGTTTAAATTACAGTAATTTACATGGCTTTGTATCTTACATGAGGTAACTTACATAAAGTTCACTGCGCCATCTTACAGCAAGCGTAAAACCTTGATTTCACAGTTGGTAATTcgacatttttttatctcacatcttttttatcttgtatctcacaaaaaaaacaaggataaacattttaataaactatttttataggttgatgtttatcaatgtttattatttataataacgagaagcaaattttattaattgaataatacgtattatatttatttaataaatataaaaatataacaaataaatttaatacaatcaAAATTACGTTTAATTCaggtaaattttcaagtaatattAAGATGTAATGAATATCTGTTTGTCTGATAGTTGttctattaattaatacattttatacTGTTCCATATTTATACTTCATCAGAAATAATCTGAAGTATATCATAATATGGGTCGTGGTGGAAGACCTCCACATCCAGGTTGGAAAGATGGaacttttaaacaaatttttaataaagaagGCAAAATATCTGGTGCATATTATACAATGTGTGAACTGTAAAACTTTGTGTACAATAACGTTAAAATAACGGTGTACACTTTGATTGTTTATATTGACttgaacatttattaattaataattattatttattgatagaaaaatattaatagtaaataGCAGTGAACACTATGTAAACAGTAAACACAAAGTGACAGCTTTCCTTTCATTGCCAGCTTTCTTTTCATTGTCAGTCGGTAAAAAAGAGGCTCCCAAAATGGCGTCCTATGTAAATTACATAAGTTACataaattatagtaatttacatgtaatgtATTAAACTCAAAAATCGGCCAAAGACCCATCACTGCCAGAAACAACTATGTTTAAGCGGTgtctccacgctatagaaatcTCATGCAAGTTCTTGCAGCAAGATCTTGcacgaaaaaatggaacatgtCCCATTGGCTGCGATAGTCTTGCAAGGCTTTTTA includes:
- the LOC122859548 gene encoding N-alpha-acetyltransferase 15, NatA auxiliary subunit; this encodes MPSSNPLPPKENALFKRILRCYEHKQYKNGLKFAKQILSNAKFSDHGETLAMKGLTLNCLGRKEEAYDHVRRGLRNDLQSHVCWHVYGLLQRSDKKYDEAIKCYRNALKWDKDNLQILRDLSLLQIQMRDLDGYKDTRYQLFMLRPTQRASWIGFAISYHLLQDYETALKILDTFRDSPMICYDYETSELLLYQNLVIQESGDYEQALNHLDNYRDKIVDKITVQETYGKLRLVLGQYGEAVQVYKDLLSINPENTTYYTKLAEAERHESSEETLEMLQRYEELFPRALAPRRLQLNYASGEKFEKLIDQYLRRGLHKGVPPLFVNLRSLYTDQQKVDIIQSLIIEYKNALESHGHFSDIDKEIPREPASALLWTYYYLAQHFDYLGMTEKALTEIDAALAHTPTLIELFVTKGRIYKHGGNPQDAFKWLDEAQGLDTADRYINSKCAKYMLRANLIKEAEETCGKFTREGVPAMESLNEMQCMWIQTEAANAYQRLGKYGEALKKCHEVDRHFSEIIEDQFDFHTYCMRKMTLRSYVGLLRLEDILRSHPFYFKAAKCAMEVYLRLYDNPLPDPTEIQEIDTENLAPSELKKMRNKQRKQRRKAELEKQQAAQAQEKREQHNKSRQQADPDFEQPTLDELIPEKLERVEDPLEQATKFLQPLQNLAAHQIETHLIAFEIYIRKGRTLLMLQSIKRAHRLESNHPDLHSCIVRFLRHIATTHLEGPVAEVVQRQTKEIYSVPDPVKFNEAFLAKNSKSLAHLLQAGRMLYLLDSSAQVEALSLVTCFDNLNGVTLSNCTKVFEALRNNDFGTCDVVTNEYMRNCQVRFPYATAFRPLELITNHQDKENSAKN